Genomic window (Candidatus Bathyarchaeota archaeon):
AAGTGTTTGGTCTAGCTGCATCATCAACTATCTCAAAATTTAGGCCTAAATCCTGTGAAACCTCTTGAACCTCGCTTAATTTAGGTGAATCTACAGCAATAGTTTTTGGTAATTTTCTACCTTCTTTTCTAGTTTTAGTCGAGTCAATATTTGCTGGCCAGATTATTGATTTACCATCAAGTTTCAAAAAAAGGCACCGGATTCATCATTACTTCTTCATAAGAACCGCATTGATTATTCCTTCTTGCCCCGGTCTCGATGTGATAACTGCTTCACCAATGGGTGTTTCTATTATTGCCCCTTTTGTAATTACGCCTCTTCTCTGAAAGTCTACGTTTGCTTGATTCTTGAGCACTCTTCGTATTTCTACTTTCTTTGATTTATTTGTAGCAGGATCCATAACATTTGCAAAATTAATAGCTAGTAGTTTGATCTTGACATTACCGCCTCGAGATCTCTTCTTCACTTTCTTTGGATTACCTATCATTACCTCAGACTGATCGCTACCTACTTCAAATGCACGCTTATTTCTAAAGACTCTTCTTCTAGCTCCAGTCTTTTTTCGTTTATGTTGATTTCCATGCCACTGTGGCAATTTTGTTCTTACCTTCTTCATTTTAGGAAATTGACATTATTGCATATATATTTACTTATTTTTTAAAATCTCTTAATATGCGATTTCATAATGTTAATTTCTTAGTAGTTAATTCTTTATTTTTCCTCGGAAATTAAAGCCTATCAATGATTTAAATGTATTTTCTATTGTAGGATTAAGGATCTGAAAAATAATACTACCATTCTACTAGTCTATTGTTTTTCATATGAATAATATTTGTGATTTTGGTACCCAGGAAAGATTCGAACCCAGTTTTTAGAAATCTTCTCTCTCAAAATGTAAAAGCGAGAAGATGCTCGTGTACAAAATAGAAATTCATTACATGTAATAAAAAATCTTTTAAAAAAAAGGTAGGTTTATTCTGCTTACCGCCAATGAAATGCTCTCTCATAGATCTCAGCATTTGATATGTCTTTCCAATCATTCAATAATTGTCCCAAGGAATCGTAGACTTCATCGTTTTCTAGACTGAAATATACTATTTCATCATTGTCTAATTCTGTGGCTAAGACGAATGTCCATCCACCTTCCCTAGGTTCGCCTCTATAATCGCAGTTATATTTGACTGATACAATGGCAGTCATAATATTTTCTTCTGCTGCATTTTCTCTCAATATAAGATTTAGCTCTACCCATTCAGCAAAGCTTGTAATATTTATTTCATTAGTATCATCGTTTAATAGAAAGGTGTTCAGTTCTTCGAGGGAGGGATTATCTGGAATGAAGAGCTCATACTCTTCGATTGAGGCTTCTGCATAACTCAAATCTTTTCTAGCTGATTCAAGCATGTCTTGAGTTTCCGTTAGATCGTTTTGCATGTTGGTCAATATATTTTCTAGATAGTTGACCTTCTGAAGATTTGCGTAGAAAAATATGCCTCCTATGATACCGCC
Coding sequences:
- a CDS encoding signal recognition particle protein Srp19 (binds to 7S RNA to mediate binding of the signal recognition particle protein Srp54) encodes the protein MKLDGKSIIWPANIDSTKTRKEGRKLPKTIAVDSPKLSEVQEVSQDLGLNFEIVDDAARPNTWWEKTGYLILERGNKSKSSLLKEISLKIRSKRPKSKK
- a CDS encoding 30S ribosomal protein S8e, which codes for MPQWHGNQHKRKKTGARRRVFRNKRAFEVGSDQSEVMIGNPKKVKKRSRGGNVKIKLLAINFANVMDPATNKSKKVEIRRVLKNQANVDFQRRGVITKGAIIETPIGEAVITSRPGQEGIINAVLMKK